Proteins encoded in a region of the Apostichopus japonicus isolate 1M-3 chromosome 19, ASM3797524v1, whole genome shotgun sequence genome:
- the LOC139960111 gene encoding uncharacterized protein, translating into MNISKSKHLLPSEQVIIKKAKSYKSHTVDLRGLSLSTLSTDLSSLVEFVVKLDLSFNSFVSLPSHVFELNKLRELSVSHNRLATLSERLGNLDHLEILDVSHNCLPSLPKCLGTMPCIKMVNCAGNNLKTVEAVTLSAPTLSCVSFTRNPIGNVPPDVYLKGLAVLRKHFGISTPVASASSISQRVCANDKDKSFWERHVEIKARRTKKRKRLKELDVGCEPTSHQTLPQRQHGGSAGQIQTSDYGSGTPSVQDANLDQWEGGNIKQSSDKESSSCYCDRGSEGDGHLSGCSDLSDWSNDSWDELDRPDFGDVTEQMDCILPNRSRFLKLENVAIMIPEHNKMNRRRSEFYLEIINDVSLHPEMKPSWVAASPVVSIGPDGTEFYKDSPAFIRLPLKVKLGNGKVRCLCSNSSEFERPSWTELHASEFRVMGGFVVIRTLHLSFFTAVLDLSPALVSTVVTPEDGGRLDVDQVPGVKVIFPVGSVQEPIRASVKVLSGDLDEKLRTNLDANDAVATPVVVLSPHGYLFREGDKQPVHVHLPIPNYRGIIQQYGPLAKFSLWQSRTSEDDPISWQRLQDQPKLYCNDQDEYFVDVPVSHFSWLTGMWEGIKNSVGYSYQGGAQSMKCQAWMLENKESNKFGLVVICHNADKNIQEFGNYTINVGGSLKPVSVEPGGDIIVKLSKSAYFEADTSADQDETLEKVHSNYKGEEFEMQFACRFKGQAKPTNKDIFGKVLVTKKGSNQKLFAFNLIKKEEDDEDDEATDPWAITSLRELAEINNILVDNNWKKLARDLGFNTTEIARFEKLAEPFDQLVAVYRKRRGSHEEFMKSFWEVARAVKLNPSSAGEDQEQAEETASNQWRSYFGGLRSWLPSMGSTGNSSRASSSRVSSEDEENHPSTSGFNGNRKRSMPQRSSSGSTTSSKRRRVRHNQPPQANEEELLQQLRISPPQPHSNSAFSGSPGSSPPGSWTSRMRHTPPRNSTAQGHSTTNLVQSSRLSPLMTTASPTAPVPPLPSSIPEANPSTSHTNPLTPRNLDEDLLRGDTKEVSQAQLYRIAPLIQAHWYKLARLVRTDDNVESDIRDLKQQYEGAEEQATQMLLQWREKCPDVCNRGMLYGALVDLNLKTVAKKCEEIYQRSRNSRV; encoded by the exons ATGAACATCAGCAAATCGAAGCATCTCCTTCCATCTGAGCAAGTCATCATTAAGAAGGCCAAGAGTTACAAAAGCCACACAGTTGATCTCAGGGGTCTCTCACTGAGTACACTGTCAACAGATCTCTCCTCCTTGGTTGAATTTGTAGTCAAGTTGGATCTCAGTTTTAACAGCTTTGTGAGTCTTCCATCGCATGTGTTTGAGTTAAACAAGCTCAGAGAGTTGTCCGTTTCTCATAACCGCCTGGCGACCCTCTCGGAGAGGCTGGGCAATTTAGACCACCTTGAGATTCTTGATGTATCCCACAACTGTTTGCCATCTTTACCAAAATGCCTGGGAACAATGCCGTGTATCAAAATGGTTAACTGCGCGGGAAATAACCTAAAGACAGTGGAGGCTGTGACGCTGTCAGCTCCGACTCTGTCTTGCGTCAGTTTCACGCGTAACCCAATCGGAAATGTCCCACCAGACGTTTATCTGAAGGGTCTGGCCGTGTTGAGAAAACATTTCGGGATATCCACGCCAGTTGCCAGTGCCAGTAGTATCTCACAAAGAGTCTGTGCTAATGATAAGGACAAATCGTTTTGGGAGAGACACGTAGAAATCAAAGCCAGGAGGACCAAGAAACGGAAAAGGTTAAAAGAGTTAGACGTAGGTTGCGAACCTACCAGTCATCAAACTTTACCACAGCGTCAACATGGAGGATCTGCGGGTCAGATTCAAACCAGTGACTACGGTTCGGGAACGCCATCAGTTCAAGATGCGAACCTTGACCAATGGGAGGGGGGCAATATAAAGCAGAGTAGTGATAAGGAGAGTTCAAGCTGTTATTGCGACCGTGGCAGCGAGGGGGATGGCCATCTTTCAGGCTGTAGCGACCTCAGCGATTGGTCAAATGATAGCTGGGATGAATTAGACAGACCAGACTTTGGTGATGTCACGGAGCAGATGGACTGCATACTACCGAACAGAAGCCGGTTCCTTAAGCTGGAGAATGTAGCTATCATGATACCAGAGCACAATAAAATGAACAGAAGGAGAAGCGAATTTTACCTGGAGATCATTAACGACGTCAGTCTTCATCCCGAGATGAAACCATCGTGGGTAGCCGCAAGTCCCGTTGTTTCCATCGGCCCTGACGGGACAGAGTTTTACAAAGATAGTCCCGCATTTATCAGGCTCCCCTTGAAGGTGAAGTTGGGTAACGGTAAAGTCAGGTGTCTGTGTTCAAATTCGTCAGAGTTTGAAAGGCCCTCTTGGACTGAATTGCACGCCAGTGAGTTTAGGGTAATGGGTGGGTTCGTGGTGATAAGAACCTTGCACTTGTCTTTCTTCACGGCAGTACTGGACTTGTCACCAGCCTTGGTCAGCACAGTAGTGACCCCTGAAGATGGGGGTCGACTAGATGTGGACCAGGTCCCTGGGGTCAAAGTCATTTTTCCTGTTGGGTCTGTCCAGGAACCAATAAGAGCCTCTGTTAAAGTACTGAGCGGGGATCTCGATGAAAAATTACGGACTAACCTTGATGCCAATGACGCTGTAGCCACGCCTGTTGTGGTATTGAGTCCTCATGGTTATCTGTTCAGAGAGGGCGACAAACAGCCTGTCCATGTGCATCTCCCAATCCCAAATTACAGAGGTATTATCCAGCAGTATGGACCTCTGGCCAAGTTTTCACTGTGGCAGAGTAGAACAAGTGAGGATGACCCAATATCGTGGCAGAGACTACAGGACCAGCCGAAACTCTACTGTAATGACCAGGATGAATACTTTGTCGATGTTCCTGTCTCTCATTTCTCCTGGTTGACTGGGATGTGGGAGGGAATTAAGAACTCTGTCGGCTACTCTTACCAAGGAGGCGCCCAAAGTATGAAATGCCAAGCTTGGATGTTGGAGAACAAAGAATCGAACAAATTTGGTCTCGTGGTTATATGTCACAATGCCGATAAAAACATCCAAGAATTTGGCAATTATACTATTAATGTCGGAGGTAGCCTGAAACCTGTATCCGTAGAACCAG GTGGTGACATCATCGTCAAATTGAGCAAATCTGCTTATTTTGAAGCTGACACATCAGCCGATCAGGATGAGACCCTGGAGAAGGTTCATTCCAATTACAAGGGCGAGGAGTTTGAGATGCAATTTGCGTGTCGGTTTAAAGGACAAGCCAAGCCGACTAACAAAGATATCTTTGGCAAAGTACTTGTGACCAAGAAGGGATCAAACCAAAAGTTGTTCGCCTTTAATCTCATTAAG AAAGAggaagatgatgaagatgatgaggCCACTGATCCTTGGGCTATTACCTCACTAAGGGAACTGGCAG AAATCAACAATATCCTTGTGGACAACAACTGGAAGAAGCTGGCACGTGATCTTGGTTTCAACACCACGGAGATCGCAAGATTCGAGAAACTAGCGGAACCCTTCGACCAGCTGGTGGCGGTGTACCGCAAGAGGCGGGGCTCCCACGAGGAGTTCATGAAGTCTTTCTGGGAGGTTGCGAGGGCAGTGAAGCTAAATCCATCATCAGCAGGGGAGGACCAGGAGCAAGCTGAGGAAACTGCTTCGAACCAGTGGAGAAGTTACTTTGGGGGATTACGGTCATGGTTGCCGTCCATGGGTAGCACTGGAAATAGTTCCAGGGCTTCGTCTTCAAGGGTGTCATCAGAGGATGAAGAGAACCACC CTTCTACAAGTGGCTTCAATGGCAACCGTAAGCGTTCAATGCCTCAGCGTTCGAGTTCCGGTAGCACTACATCATCAAAGAGAAGGAGGGTTAGGCACAACCAACCACCTCAGGCAAACGAAGAAGAGTTGCTCCAGCAGCTCCGAATCAGCCCGCCTCAACCACATTCCAATTCTGCTTTCTCAGGGTCACCAGGATCGTCTCCTCCAGGAAGCTGGACTTCCCGGATGAGACATACACCACCTCGAAACTCTACTGCTCAAGG ACATTCCACCACTAATTTGGTACAGAGTAGCCGTTTGAGTCCTCTGATGACGACTGCTAGTCCCACAGCTCCAGTACCACCACTGCCGTCTTCTATACCAGAAGCAAATCCTAGTACATCTCACACTAAT CCTTTGACGCCAAGAAATCTGGACGAAGACTTACTGCGCGGGGATACCAAAGAAGTCTCTCAAGCCCAGCTTTATCGCATCGCACCTCTCATTCAAGCGCACTGGTACAAACTGGCGAGACTGGTCCGGACCGACGATAACGTGGAGTCCGACATCAGAGACCTGAAACAGCAGTACGAAGGAGCCGAAGAGCAGGCCACGCAGATGCTTCTACAGTGGCGTGAAAAGTGTCCGGACGTTTGCAACAGGGGTATGCTCTACGGAGCCCTGGTGGACCTCAACCTGAAGACTGTTGCTAAGAAATGTGAGGAAATATACCAAAGATCCAGAAATTCAAGGGTTTGA